A section of the Harmonia axyridis chromosome 2, icHarAxyr1.1, whole genome shotgun sequence genome encodes:
- the LOC123673495 gene encoding uncharacterized protein LOC123673495 → MADNPINKFNILKEQSRKEREAKKNWQRKWGCYLDFKRIIKEEAEKLGFTEEEFNDKVSFEKPQPRYDKIGWRIEEADAVPQTSAGMIGWRGDLKYSLERVGPMFVSPLFTVPKKEKQNFIILG, encoded by the exons ATGGCGGACAACCCAATCAATAAATTCAACATACT AAAGGAACAATCCAGGAAGGAGAGGGAGGCGAAGAAGAATTGGCAACGAAAATGGGGCTGCTACTTGGACTTCAAACGG ATAATCAAAGAAGAAGCCGAAAAACTCGGCTTCACAGAGGAGGAATTCAACGATAAAGTTAGCTTCGAGAAACCGCAACCGAGATACGATAAGATCGGCTGGCGAATCGAGGAGGCCGATGCCGTTCCCCAGACATCGGCAG GGATGATTGGATGGAGAGgagatttgaaatattctttggaGCGAGTTGGTCCAATGTTTGTTAGTCCCCTTTTTACAGTGCCGAAGAAGGagaagcaaaatttcatcattttaggttag